The Cyprinus carpio isolate SPL01 chromosome A9, ASM1834038v1, whole genome shotgun sequence genome window below encodes:
- the LOC122146075 gene encoding gastrula zinc finger protein XlCGF8.2DB-like, which produces MAFIKEESEDVRIEEAFRVKHEDTEEHTDLMQLKEQSQELNDVKQEKHLYEKHHNANNILVDQIKKSSSRKRAQTTRSRSYFTCPQCGKSFTVKENLNTHMMIHMGEKRYTCQQCGKRFAKKQRLKIHMRIHTGEKPYTCKQCGKHFTEKGNLEVHMRIHTGEKRFTCPQCEKSFTGNGSLKIHIRIHTGENPYTCQQCGKSFTHKATINGHMRVHTGEKPYLCPQCGKCFSHQGTLNAHMRVHTGEKPFTCPQCGKSFTVKGNLNTHMRIHTGEKPYTCQQCKTSFTYLRHLKCHLQTHSGKKLQCSSL; this is translated from the exons atggcgtttattaaagaggagagtgaagatgtGAGGATTGAGGAAGcgttcagagtcaaacatgaagatactgaggaacacaCAG ACCTGATGCAGCTGAAAGAGCAGAGTCAAGAACTGAACGATGTGAAGCAAGAGAAACATCTGTATGAGAAACATCATAATGCAAACAATATTTTAGTTGATCAGATTAAAAAGTCTTCCTCAAGAAAAAGAGCTCAAACAACTAGATCTAGAAGTTATTTtacctgccctcagtgtggaaagagtttcacagttaaagaaaatctaaatacTCACATGATGATTCACATGGGAGAGAAGCGTTatacctgccaacagtgtggaaagagattcGCTAAAAAACAAAGGCTTAAaatccacatgaggattcacactggagaaaagccttatacctgcaaacagtgtggaaaacatttcacagaaaaaggaaaccttgaagtccacatgagaatacacactggagaaaaacgattcacatgccctcagtgtgaaaagagtttcacTGGAAATGGAAGTCTTAAAATCCAcataagaattcacactggagaaaaccctTACACctgtcaacagtgtggaaagagttttacacataaagCAACGATTAATggccacatgagagttcatactggagagaaaccttacttatgccctcagtgtggaaagtgtttttcACATCAAGGAACCCTTAATGCCCACATGAgggttcacactggagagaaacctttcacctgccctcagtgtggaaagagtttcacagtTAAAGGAAATCTAAATACTCatatgaggattcacactggagagaagccttacacctgccaacagtgtaaAACTAGTTTCACATATCTCAGACACCTGAAATGTCATTTGCAAACTCATTCTGGAAAGAAATTGCAATGTTCCTCATTGTGA